The Leptospira ryugenii genome includes the window GCCATAGTCAATGCAGACAATGCCACACGTAACCTTGCACCTGGCGGTTCATTCATCTGGCCGTAACAAAGTACGGTTTTATCGATAACGCCAGAATCGCGCATTTCATGCCAAAGGTCATTTCCTTCCCTAGTTCTCTCACCTACACCCGCAAACACAGAGAATCCACCATGCTGCTTTGCAATGTTATTGATGAGCTCTTGGATGAGAACGGTCTTTCCAACCCCAGCACCACCGAAGAGGCCAGTCTTTCCCCCTTTGATATAAGGAGCAAGTAAGTCAATGACCTTGATACCTGTTTCAAAAATTTCAGTCTTGGGTTTGATTTCTTCATAGGAAGGAGCATTTCTATGGATAGGCTTCCTTTCGATATCTTTTGGAAGGTCGCCCATTTCATCCACGGTTTCGCCTAATACATTGAAGATTCTGCCTAAGGTCTTTTGACCAACTGGCACTGTAATCGGTCCGCCAGTATCAACTACATCTAAGCCTCGTTTAAGACCATCTGTAGATTGTAAGGAGATCGCTCTTACTGTATTGTCTCCAATATGCTGTTGTACTTCTGCGGTGATTTTTAAATCAACTCCGTTCACTTTGGACTGAATTTCCAAAGCGTTGTAGATTTCAGGGAGTTTACCGTTTTCAAAACTAATGTCTAAGACCGATCCAATGATTTGTTTGATTTTACCTTTATTCATATATTACTCCGTGGATAATTAAGAGATCGCTTCCGCTCCCCCGACAATTTCTGAAATTTCTTGTGTAATCTTTGCTTGGCGCACTCGGTTATAGCCGCGAGTCAGCAACTTGATCATTTCACCTGCAGCATCTGTCGCAGCCTTCATCGCTACTCTTCGTGCAATGTGTTCGGAAGCAACTGACTCAAGGATTACATTCACAAATGATGTTTTGATCACTAGAGGCAAAAGATTTTCCAAAATAGTTTTTGGATCCGGCTCATAAATGATCTCTGGTCCTGAAGATGCTTTTGTGTCCTGCTCTTTCACTTCCAGAGGAAGCACTGTCATCACATCCGGTCTCTGTGTAGCTGCAGAAATATAATGCGTAGAGATAATCTCAACCCTATCGACCTCTTCGTGGGCAAATCTTTCCATAAAGTAATTTGCCAATTGGATCGCTTCGTGAGCACCTGCCTTGTCATCTATGTTGGTGTAAGATGTCTGGACTGGGATCTTTGCAAACTTAAAGAAGGAAATCGCCTTCTTCCCTGCTGCATGGATCTCAACCTGTACACCCTCTCTCTTATACTCTTCCATACGGTTACGAACCGTCTTTAGGATGTTTGAGTTAAAACCACCACATAAACCTCGGTTTGCGGTGATGGCCAAGATCGCTACTTTTTTGATCTTATTTGGAGTGCGCAAATAAGGACTTTGGATTACACTTGCCAAGCCAGATAGGGAAGAAACCAACTCTCTCGTCAATTCGGCATAAGGTTTTGCCGCATTGACTTTGTTGGTTGCCTTCTTTGCTTTGGCAGTTGAGACCATCTCCATCGTACGAGTGATTTTTCTCGTATTCTTAACGGAGTTGATTCTCTTTTTTATCTCACGCGGTGTCGCCAAGATCTTTCCCCTTACTGATTCTTACTAAGAAACAATTCTACAATCGATTTGATTGTTTTTTGGAGCGCAGCTTCTCCCTTAACTTCTTTTGCAGTTCTAATTTCTTCCAAAATTTCTGGGTGTTGGTCCCGGATCGTTTGCAATAGAAACTTCTCAAACTCTCGCACCTTCGCAACAGGGATGGCATCAACAAAGCCTTTCGTAACGGCAAAGATGGAGATCACCTGCTCTTCAACCGGTGTTGGCGAGTTGTTCGGCTGTTTGAGGATTTCAAGGATTCGGTAACCGCGGTCCAACTGAGCTTGGGTCACTGGATCAAGTTCTGTTCCCAACTGAGCAAAAGCTTCCAAGTCTCGGAACTGCGCAAGATCCGATTTTAAGGTTCCTGCTACTTTTTTCATCGCTTTGATCTGAGCAGCCGAGCCCACGCGCGATACGGAGATTCCCACATCTACTGCTGGTCTAAGACCGGAAGCAAATAGGTTGGACTGGAGGTAGATCTGCCCATCTGTAATGGAGATTACGTTTGTTGGGATATAAGCGGAGACTTCCCCTTCTTGGGTTTCAATGATGGGAAGAGCTGTCATAGAACCACCACCAAACTTATCGTCTAGTTTCGCTGCTCTCTCTAACAAGCGTGAGTGGAGATAAAATACGTCACCAGGGTATGCCTCACGGCCTGGTGGTCTACGGAGGAGTAAACACATCTGGCGATAGGCAACAGCTTGTTTAGAAAGGTCATCGTATACGATGAGAGTTGCTTTGCCTTCTTCATACATAAAGTACTCTGCCATTGAGGCACCAGAATAAGGTGCAATGAAAAGAAGCGGAGCTGGTTCGGAAGCGTTCGCACTGACAACGATGGTATAGGAAAGGGCTCCCTTTTCTCGGAGCATTTCTATCGTGGAAGCTACCGTAGAAGCCTTTTGTCCGATAGCAACATAAACACAAATGACATCTTTTCCTTTTTGGTTGATGATGGTGTCAATTGCGATGGAAGATTTTCCTGTTCCTCGGTCACCAATGATCAACTCCCTTTGGCCACGTCCAATTGGAATCATCGCATCGATCGCTTTGATACCAGTTTGCATTGGTTCGTGGACTGACTTTCTCATCGCAATGCCAGGAGCTGGAGACTCAACTGGTCTGGATTTCTTTGCGTTGATGGGACCCTTTCCATCGATCGGCTCACCGAGTGGGTTTACCACACGACCTAAGAGCTCTGGACCGACAGGAACTTCGAAGATCTTTCCAACACGTTTAACTGTGAAGCCTTCTTCTATTTTTGTATAATCACCGAAAATTACTACCCCAACCGAGTTTTCTTCTAGGTTGAATGCTTGGCCTCGGACTCCATTTTGGAATTCCACGAGTTCACCTGCCATTACGTTGTTTAAACCGTAAATACGAGCAATTCCGTCCCCTACTTCGAGAACAGTGCCAACTTCTTCAACTTGAAGGTCTTTGTTGAAGTTCTTTATTTCTTGTTTCAATACCGATGTTACTTCATCAGTTTTAATTTTCATACATTGCTCCGACAGGAATTTTCTTTTGGAGGAGAGCCTCTTCTATATTTGCCAGTTTGTAGCGGATCGAGGCATCAATTAAATAATCATCCACATACAATTTGAATCCACCCATAATGGCTGGATCTAATACTTCACTTACACGCAATTCACGATTAAACTGTTTAGAGAGGTAGCTTATGATTCTTTCTTTTTGAGAGGCACTGAGCTCCTCTTTAGAGACGATCTTCAATGAACTTCGATTCTTAAGTTTATCAACACCTTCTCTGAATGCTTCCAATATGTCCGCAAGATAGATATAGCGATTTTTCTTTACCACTAAGGTGATGAAGTTCGCTACCAGATCTGATGCCTTGCCAGAAATAGCCTTATGAGCGGTTTTTTCTTTGGCAATCGGGTCCACTACAGGAGAGAGGAAATAATGTTTGATTGCCTCATCTGAAGTAAAGGCCGAAATGACCTCATTTAACTCTTGCTCGACGGACTCTAGCGAGTTAGCTTCCGTCGCTAACTCTAAGAGCGCACTAGCATAAACCTTGGGTATTTTACTTAGGCTCATTTTACCTTTAATTTTTCCAGCTTTGAAATCTCGCTCTCAACAAAAGAACTATAGTCCTCTTTCTTGAGTTGCTTCTCTAAAATTTCACCAGCAATGAGCACCGACATCTCAACGATCTGTTGTTGCATTTCAGATAAGGCCTTTGCCTTAGCTAAATCGATTTCTCGAACTGCCTGGTCTTTTGAGTGTTTGATTTCGTTGTTGGTTTCTTCCATCATCTTCTGACGGAGGTTTGTTGCATCTTTCTTTGCCTCTTCGACGATCTTGTGTGCTTCGTCTGTGGCTGAACGCAATTTCTCTTGGTAATCTTTGAGGGACTTTTCTGCTTCTTTTCTCAGGGCCTCTGCTTTGTCGATATCCCCTTGTATCCCAGAAGATCTCTCTTCGAGGGCATGAAGAATTTTATCCCAGGCAAATTTCTTAAGTACAAGAACTACAATCAAGAAAGTAATCAGGGTCCAGACAACTAGACCCGGGTTGACTTTCAGCAGATTGAAGCCTGAAGCCGGAAGGAGTACCAATTTATTTTCCTTGCTCTACGTTCGTTGGCGCTGCAGCAGCAGGAATTGTTTTATCAATCGAGCCGTTGAGTTTAAGAGCGATCAAGAGTGCGATCACCACCGCGAAAAGAGCGGCACCTTCAATCATACCAGCTGCTACGTAAAGAACGAGCTGAATTTTACCAGCTGCTTCTGGTTGACGGCTGATTCCGGAAGCAACTGCTTCTCCAATTCTTCCAATACCAAGACCTGCACCAAGAAGTGCAAGACCAGCTGCTAAACCTAATCCAATGTATCCTAGACCGAATTCCATTTTGTTCGTTTACTCCTATTTGTTTTATAATTAATAATAAAACCTAAATGTTTAGTGTCTATGCATCACAGTTCCGATGAATACGGTTGTGAGCAAAGAGAAGATGAATGCTTGCAAGAATGCAACCAACAACTCCAAAAAGTAAATCATCACCGAACTCAAAACTGAGATGGGTGCGATGAAAAGATTTTGGCTCATAAAGATAAACCCCAAGAGAGCCAAGATCATAACGTGTCCTGCCGTCATATTGGCAAGAAGCCTCATCGTCAAAGCAAAGGACCGTGCAATGTGTGTCACAATGAACTCTAAGATCCACATGAGAGGCCAGAGAAGTAGAGGAACTCCCTTCGGAACTGCATGACCAACAAAGGAAATGCCTTGGTAGGCAAAGGCAGTGACATAGATGATGAGAAGTGTCAAAGAAGCCAAAGCGAGAGTGACACCAATATCCCCAGTGGGCGTAATGCCAGACCAAACCTCGCCAAATGTATGTAAGAAATGAGGAGTGTGCCCAAGCACCCCAATGCTCACAAGTGCATCAGAGAAAGCAACCGATAGCTCACCAACAGAAGGGATGAGACCAAATAGGTTGCAGAATAGGATGAAGAAGAACAAACTAAAGATGTAGTGGTAGTAGGAATGACCATGGTGGTCTAAAGAAGCATCGACAACGTTTTCTTTGAGGTAGGAAACAAAGGCCTCCACACCGGACGTGAATTTGTTGGCAACTTTTCTAGGGTCTCGCGAAATCATCTGGGCTGCGGGAATAAACACCAAAAAGAGAAAGAAAGAGGCAATCCACATCATCGTCACTCGCTTGGTGATGTGCATATCGAAACCACCTACGAAGTGGTATGCCTTGCCCTCCTCCGATCGGAATACATCATGCTCTTCCGCATTGAAGCCCTCTTGGCCTTCAAATACCTTTTTGCCACCGAAATTGAGCGGGAAAATCGGTGCGTCTCCTAAGTGATGAGACATAACCTCACTGAAGTCAAATGCTTCCGAATCGGAGGGCTCATGGCCTGAAGCGTTTACTTGTGTGAAGGTAAGGAAAAAAATAAGAGAAAATGTAAAAAAATGACGATATTTATTGTTTTTTTCCACTGATATAGCTCGCAATTACAAAGAAAAGAAGGCTGAGGAAATAGGCAATTAAAAATCCACCAATGGCTTCAAAAGGATAGTCCAAGTAAATTAGTGCTGAGAGGAAGGCGAGATTCAAAAAGAAGGAGAAAAAAACAGTAAAAAAAGCAAATCCTCCTTCACGCAGTGCCGGCCTTTCGATAGGCAAAAGACGCAAATAAATTGCAGAAATCTGTACGAGCAGTGAAATCGAATAGCCCAATAGAAAGATACTGAGATTGGCATCTTGGAAGCACCCTTTCACAATACTTGAAACGAGAATACCACCTAACAATGTAAATAACGAGTAGTATTTTTTAAATTTGCCTTTATCTATCTCAAGTAGGTCCATAACAAGAATAGCCCGACAAAAAAATAGCCAATGTCAAGGTTTAATTGGGAGAGATTAAAGAGAGTGATTTTTTAAGAGTTTGCAAGGACACTTCATCCAATCCAGACATACAGTAGATTTGGTATGGGATGCCTAAAGCCTTCTTTTCTAAGGATTTGCCTTTTTGTGTGAGTTTGATGTGCACGGAACGAAGGTCTGATTCGCTCCGTATTTTTTGTAGGTAACCTATTTTCTCAAGACGTTTAACAATGGGTGTCAAAGTCCCCGAATCCAGGTCTAACAAATCACCGATTTGTTTCAATGTAAGATTTTGTCTCTCCCACATAACAAGCATAACCAAATATTGTGGGTATGTAAGCGAAAGATCCTTCAACACCTCGCTGTACAAACGCAGCATTCGATTTGTTGCTGAATAGAGAGAGAAACAGATCTGATTCTCAAGTTTTAGAACAGTTCGGTCATCCGATTTATGTTTCAATGAGCGCCTCTATATCCTTCGCTATTGCTTCTGGTTTTGTTGTCGGGGCATATCTTTTGATAACATTTCCCTTTTTATCGACCAAAAATTTGGTGAAATTCCATTTGATGTCCTTCGTGAAGAGAATGCCTGGGGCTTGTTTTTTCAAATGGGTATAGAGTGGGTCTGCATTGTCTCCGTTCACTTCGATCTTTGAAAAAATAGGGAATGTAGTTTGGAAGGTTCTTTCACAAAATGTTTTGATTTCTGCATCCGAACCAGGCTCTTGCTCACCAAACTGGTTGCAAGGGAAAGCCAAAACTTCCAAACCCTTTGTATTGAACTTTTCGTAAATTTCTTGTAGGCCTTTGTACTGAGGTGTGAATCCACACTGGCTAGCGGTGTTGACAATCAACAAAACCTTATCTTTATATTGGGAAAGAGGAACGGTTTCTGAACCTCTTTTTACTTGGAAATCAAAAACATTGTCTGGCATATAACGCTCCTAAAATATAATTTGTACACAATTAAATTGTGCACAAGCAATATTTAGACAAAATCCAAATGTTTTTCTCCAGATTTTTTTTCAATCTTCGTTTTCTTTTGCTTTTTTGATCAGTAAGTAGAAGGCGGAAATAAATCCTAAAAAGAATCCGACAAGTAGACACAAAGGCTCAGTAGAAAAATACCCATCCAACCAATAGCCGATCCAAACAAACAAGGCAATGGAGCTAACAAACTCAAAGCCAGCCCCCGCCATTTGTAAGCCTTTATTTTTCTCTTTATCGGAACTCATTTATTGGAGTAAACGTCCAATGCGTTTCCAACGGACTTCCATTCTCCATAAACGGTAGCGTAGCGTACGTTCTATCCAACCAAATCGAGATTCATGTTCACTACCCCTGGAAGAATAAATCTCACTTGGATGACACCTATTGAATAAGGCATCGCCATCATATCTTTTCGCGAGCTCTTTTCCGACTTCTGCGAGCTCGCTTCCATCTACATACTCACAAGTAGAGTCCTTCCAGTCGATAGAAAAGTAGAGTATTAAGGCCTTCCCGAGTATATCTTCCCTGGGGACAAATCCCCAGACTCTCGAATCGGAGGAGTCATCTCGGTTGTCTCCCATGACCATATAATGCCCTTCTGGGATCAGGCAACCTTCGTCAAAGTTACAGTTGTATCCTCCCATCGATCCCCTACGATCATCTTCGGAGCCTTCCAGAACAAAGTGTTCGAAATCTCTCTTCTTCTCAACGAAGAGCGACCGAGCAGATGCGCCGATATTGTCTAAGTCACTTAACTCATCTCCAATGGGTACGGAACGAGGATTGTAATTTTCAAATTCAGATTTGCCAGCTTCTTTAAATTCTATCTTTGCATAGTTTACGATCCCACGCCCAGGGATTTCCAAATCTGACCTATTGATGCGAATTGTATCGCCTGGAAGACCAATCACTCGTTTGACAAATCGTTTAGGAAAGAGCCCCGAGTTTGAACCTTCCGAAAAGAGAGCGTAATCTGGTGGGATAAAAGTGATGATGTCACCTCGCTTGGGATCATCGTACCGTATTAGTTCTTTTTCGGTAAAAGGCATGCGGAAGGAATAACGCATCTTGTTTACGAAAAGGAAGTCTCCTATCTTCAGAGTTGGGATCATGGAACCAGACGGAATGTTATTGGCGTCAAGAATAGAGGATTTAAAAGCAAAGACTAGGACTACGATCAAGGCAAAGGATATCGTCGATCCTACGAATTCATCTTTGCTTTGCTCTTGGTTTGTTTCTGATTTCTGTTTGGAGGAAAAAATTCCCATACTGTGGTGACCTTAGATTTGAGGAAAATTCTGTCAACCCGAGGAAAAAATTGGAGAAAGGCTTGTACTAATTTGCCATTTCACCGATACCATACCTGAGGCACCCTATGGAAAAAAGTCTTCTCAGTCTACGGAAAACACTTTTGGAAATGAAAGAGAAATATGCATTTGTATGCTTAAAAACTGGTACCGAAACAGAAGATATGGGTGAATCCGAAATTTACCTTTTGCAAACGATTGCAAGTGGTATCCTTCCCCTATCAGTCAAGATCGGTGGACCAGAAGCTAGAAATGACATACGAATTTGCCAAAAGATTGGAGTGTCTGGGATTTCGGCTCCCATGATAGAGTCCGAGTATGCCTTACAAAATTTTATCTCTACTCTTAAAAATCTACTATCAACAACAGAATACGAACGATTAAAAAAGGCTATAAACCTAGAAACGATTACAGGATACAGAAACTTACTTGATATTTTTGATTCAAAAGCTTTTACGGATCTGAACCAAGTGACAGCTGCTAGATCAGATTTGTCAGCAAGTATGGACAAAAAACCAGATGACGCGGAAGTTACACGTATCGCTAAAAAAATCATCCAAGAAGCTAAGAGCCGTGGGAAGATCACTTCCGTCGGCGGAACCATCACAAAAATTAATTTTGGTTACATAGCAGACGAAATCCAACCAGACTTTATTAACTCTCGCCATGTCATGGTAGATACAAAGGTAGCCATGCAAATCAGCCCGAGTGATGTCGCTGAGTGTATGTTAGTGTTTGAAATGGATTTGTATGATCTATATTCTAAGGCTTTTCCAGAAAAAGGGTATTACTACCGTAATCGCTTAGAAATCAATCGAGAAAGGATAGGGGAAAGAAAGGTTCTCTATTTCATTCGTTAGGTGAAAATCCTTTTTCTTTTTTTTTCACTAAGCCAAAGTATCTTATTTTTCCTACCAGAAGAAAGCCGAGCCCTATTCCTCTCGTGTTTGCTTTTGGTAGCAATCATTTCTTCTATTGTTTCCTTCCGAAACCGACTATCTGTTAGTGGGTCGAATCTAAATTTTAAAAAAGATCGAACCGTATATTTATGTGCATTTCTTCTATATGCCATTGCCTTCATCTATCATTACACACAACTGACAAGAACCTTTGCTATGAACTTAGGCTTTCATGATGCAGATTATATTGGTATCCAAGAAACTATACGCAGCCTGTTCCGAGGGGAATTTCTCACATCAATCCATTATTCGGTTTCAGGTCAGTCAAGTTATCTCAGCCACCATTTTGCGCCTATCCTCGTTTTGTTTTTGCCATTTGAACTATTGGATTTGGGTCGTTACGGTTATGCTATTGCTTGTGGTTTTTATTATTTGTTAGGCATTTTACTTTGGATCCTGATTCTCATCCAAAGGGAGGGAAGTGAACAAATCCAAGAGCAAAGACCAGAAAAAAATGTTTTAGTGCAATCTGTACTTTTTGTTTGCCTTCTCAATTCAATTTATTTATATAGGCTTGCTACCTCTTTTCATTTTGAGGTCATCATCCTTCCTCTATCCGCCTGTTTATTTTATAGCCTAAATCGCTTACAGCAAACTTGGAATCGATTAAATTTTGTCTATACCTTCATTGCATTAACTCTTTGTTTGTTGGTAAAGGAGGATGTGGGTTTTTACCTGTCTATGTTCTTATTGCCCTTTTTTGCTTCGATACAGCTAGAGAAAAAGCCCTATCTCTCTATCCAATTCAAATCCCCCCCATTCC containing:
- the atpG gene encoding ATP synthase F1 subunit gamma, giving the protein MATPREIKKRINSVKNTRKITRTMEMVSTAKAKKATNKVNAAKPYAELTRELVSSLSGLASVIQSPYLRTPNKIKKVAILAITANRGLCGGFNSNILKTVRNRMEEYKREGVQVEIHAAGKKAISFFKFAKIPVQTSYTNIDDKAGAHEAIQLANYFMERFAHEEVDRVEIISTHYISAATQRPDVMTVLPLEVKEQDTKASSGPEIIYEPDPKTILENLLPLVIKTSFVNVILESVASEHIARRVAMKAATDAAGEMIKLLTRGYNRVRQAKITQEISEIVGGAEAIS
- the atpA gene encoding F0F1 ATP synthase subunit alpha; the protein is MKIKTDEVTSVLKQEIKNFNKDLQVEEVGTVLEVGDGIARIYGLNNVMAGELVEFQNGVRGQAFNLEENSVGVVIFGDYTKIEEGFTVKRVGKIFEVPVGPELLGRVVNPLGEPIDGKGPINAKKSRPVESPAPGIAMRKSVHEPMQTGIKAIDAMIPIGRGQRELIIGDRGTGKSSIAIDTIINQKGKDVICVYVAIGQKASTVASTIEMLREKGALSYTIVVSANASEPAPLLFIAPYSGASMAEYFMYEEGKATLIVYDDLSKQAVAYRQMCLLLRRPPGREAYPGDVFYLHSRLLERAAKLDDKFGGGSMTALPIIETQEGEVSAYIPTNVISITDGQIYLQSNLFASGLRPAVDVGISVSRVGSAAQIKAMKKVAGTLKSDLAQFRDLEAFAQLGTELDPVTQAQLDRGYRILEILKQPNNSPTPVEEQVISIFAVTKGFVDAIPVAKVREFEKFLLQTIRDQHPEILEEIRTAKEVKGEAALQKTIKSIVELFLSKNQ
- the atpH gene encoding ATP synthase F1 subunit delta codes for the protein MSLSKIPKVYASALLELATEANSLESVEQELNEVISAFTSDEAIKHYFLSPVVDPIAKEKTAHKAISGKASDLVANFITLVVKKNRYIYLADILEAFREGVDKLKNRSSLKIVSKEELSASQKERIISYLSKQFNRELRVSEVLDPAIMGGFKLYVDDYLIDASIRYKLANIEEALLQKKIPVGAMYEN
- a CDS encoding F0F1 ATP synthase subunit B, giving the protein MVLLPASGFNLLKVNPGLVVWTLITFLIVVLVLKKFAWDKILHALEERSSGIQGDIDKAEALRKEAEKSLKDYQEKLRSATDEAHKIVEEAKKDATNLRQKMMEETNNEIKHSKDQAVREIDLAKAKALSEMQQQIVEMSVLIAGEILEKQLKKEDYSSFVESEISKLEKLKVK
- a CDS encoding ATP synthase F0 subunit C → MEFGLGYIGLGLAAGLALLGAGLGIGRIGEAVASGISRQPEAAGKIQLVLYVAAGMIEGAALFAVVIALLIALKLNGSIDKTIPAAAAPTNVEQGK
- the atpB gene encoding F0F1 ATP synthase subunit A, with the protein product MEKNNKYRHFFTFSLIFFLTFTQVNASGHEPSDSEAFDFSEVMSHHLGDAPIFPLNFGGKKVFEGQEGFNAEEHDVFRSEEGKAYHFVGGFDMHITKRVTMMWIASFFLFLVFIPAAQMISRDPRKVANKFTSGVEAFVSYLKENVVDASLDHHGHSYYHYIFSLFFFILFCNLFGLIPSVGELSVAFSDALVSIGVLGHTPHFLHTFGEVWSGITPTGDIGVTLALASLTLLIIYVTAFAYQGISFVGHAVPKGVPLLLWPLMWILEFIVTHIARSFALTMRLLANMTAGHVMILALLGFIFMSQNLFIAPISVLSSVMIYFLELLVAFLQAFIFSLLTTVFIGTVMHRH
- a CDS encoding MarR family winged helix-turn-helix transcriptional regulator, with amino-acid sequence MKHKSDDRTVLKLENQICFSLYSATNRMLRLYSEVLKDLSLTYPQYLVMLVMWERQNLTLKQIGDLLDLDSGTLTPIVKRLEKIGYLQKIRSESDLRSVHIKLTQKGKSLEKKALGIPYQIYCMSGLDEVSLQTLKKSLSLISPN
- a CDS encoding glutathione peroxidase; translation: MPDNVFDFQVKRGSETVPLSQYKDKVLLIVNTASQCGFTPQYKGLQEIYEKFNTKGLEVLAFPCNQFGEQEPGSDAEIKTFCERTFQTTFPIFSKIEVNGDNADPLYTHLKKQAPGILFTKDIKWNFTKFLVDKKGNVIKRYAPTTKPEAIAKDIEALIET
- a CDS encoding AtpZ/AtpI family protein — protein: MSSDKEKNKGLQMAGAGFEFVSSIALFVWIGYWLDGYFSTEPLCLLVGFFLGFISAFYLLIKKAKENED
- the lepB gene encoding signal peptidase I, whose product is MGIFSSKQKSETNQEQSKDEFVGSTISFALIVVLVFAFKSSILDANNIPSGSMIPTLKIGDFLFVNKMRYSFRMPFTEKELIRYDDPKRGDIITFIPPDYALFSEGSNSGLFPKRFVKRVIGLPGDTIRINRSDLEIPGRGIVNYAKIEFKEAGKSEFENYNPRSVPIGDELSDLDNIGASARSLFVEKKRDFEHFVLEGSEDDRRGSMGGYNCNFDEGCLIPEGHYMVMGDNRDDSSDSRVWGFVPREDILGKALILYFSIDWKDSTCEYVDGSELAEVGKELAKRYDGDALFNRCHPSEIYSSRGSEHESRFGWIERTLRYRLWRMEVRWKRIGRLLQ
- a CDS encoding aldolase, which encodes MEKSLLSLRKTLLEMKEKYAFVCLKTGTETEDMGESEIYLLQTIASGILPLSVKIGGPEARNDIRICQKIGVSGISAPMIESEYALQNFISTLKNLLSTTEYERLKKAINLETITGYRNLLDIFDSKAFTDLNQVTAARSDLSASMDKKPDDAEVTRIAKKIIQEAKSRGKITSVGGTITKINFGYIADEIQPDFINSRHVMVDTKVAMQISPSDVAECMLVFEMDLYDLYSKAFPEKGYYYRNRLEINRERIGERKVLYFIR
- a CDS encoding DUF2079 domain-containing protein gives rise to the protein MKILFLFFSLSQSILFFLPEESRALFLSCLLLVAIISSIVSFRNRLSVSGSNLNFKKDRTVYLCAFLLYAIAFIYHYTQLTRTFAMNLGFHDADYIGIQETIRSLFRGEFLTSIHYSVSGQSSYLSHHFAPILVLFLPFELLDLGRYGYAIACGFYYLLGILLWILILIQREGSEQIQEQRPEKNVLVQSVLFVCLLNSIYLYRLATSFHFEVIILPLSACLFYSLNRLQQTWNRLNFVYTFIALTLCLLVKEDVGFYLSMFLLPFFASIQLEKKPYLSIQFKSPPFLFFLISISYSLFVILLVPFCFPIEDRVDWFGSLSKEYPNYLIKEISFTRASRLFFELSISVGLGFVQNVTSLLSVFIVFLTHALSKRPWHQEIYSYYSYTILPLLLSSSILWQRKVKVIPTWIGYLLVVAVFWVQQKDTNYPLPINSLNHQLFHLYGEEPKREEILWEWYSASEFLKTKPKSCVFTQYNLGFLLSGDNQLYPLEKYHNRTSLCKDRESFIIYAPKLTHNSLFPKERIESITNGTLAKTIQNGNWIIVGLSK